One window of Mesorhizobium sp. WSM4904 genomic DNA carries:
- a CDS encoding isoprenylcysteine carboxylmethyltransferase family protein, whose protein sequence is MHPGPAIAALWLAWIVSWALASFWADPAQKRAGFRAEAQYRVLWLAGTILLFVPAHGYAGRLRLWTPTLAEAWICVALIAIGIAFAWWARLHLGRLWSGTITAKADHRVVETGPYRLVRHPIYTGLLLSILATMAAKGTVWGIAGAGLLLVGIVVKARLEESFLRGELGPAYDDYARRVPMLVPFAPVAFRAS, encoded by the coding sequence ATGCATCCCGGACCCGCAATCGCTGCCTTGTGGCTGGCTTGGATCGTATCCTGGGCTTTGGCCTCCTTCTGGGCCGACCCCGCGCAAAAGCGCGCAGGCTTCAGGGCTGAGGCGCAATATCGGGTACTGTGGCTCGCCGGCACCATCCTGCTGTTCGTGCCGGCGCACGGCTATGCCGGCAGGCTGCGGCTGTGGACGCCGACGCTTGCCGAGGCGTGGATCTGCGTCGCCCTGATCGCCATCGGCATCGCCTTCGCCTGGTGGGCGCGCCTGCATCTCGGCAGGCTGTGGTCCGGCACCATCACAGCCAAGGCCGATCATCGCGTGGTCGAGACCGGTCCCTATCGGCTGGTCCGCCACCCGATCTACACGGGCCTGCTGCTGTCGATCCTGGCCACCATGGCTGCGAAGGGCACGGTCTGGGGCATCGCCGGCGCCGGCCTTCTGCTTGTCGGCATCGTCGTCAAGGCGCGACTGGAAGAGAGCTTCCTGCGCGGCGAGCTCGGCCCCGCCTATGACGACTATGCCAGGCGCGTGCCGATGCTGGTGCCCTTCGCGCCCGTGGCTTTCAGAGCATCCTGA
- a CDS encoding glyoxalase/bleomycin resistance/extradiol dioxygenase family protein: MRFSPSLFFTTNCEEALAFYECCGLGRGTVLLRWGENNMPVRTEAMRGKVLHARFEGPGILFHASDNDDAEPMKGSALMLEFDDLITMRALFGNMAEGGGITVPLARRYWGTSFGMLVDAFGVQWMFSCSSE; the protein is encoded by the coding sequence ATGCGGTTTTCTCCCTCGCTGTTCTTCACGACCAACTGCGAGGAGGCTCTCGCCTTTTACGAATGTTGCGGCCTCGGCCGGGGAACAGTCCTGCTGCGCTGGGGTGAAAACAATATGCCCGTGCGAACCGAGGCCATGCGAGGGAAAGTGCTGCATGCCCGTTTCGAGGGGCCGGGCATCCTTTTTCACGCATCCGACAATGACGACGCCGAGCCCATGAAAGGCTCGGCGCTGATGTTGGAGTTCGACGACCTCATCACGATGCGGGCGCTGTTCGGTAACATGGCCGAGGGCGGCGGGATCACCGTGCCTCTGGCGCGTCGATATTGGGGGACGAGCTTCGGGATGCTCGTCGATGCCTTTGGCGTACAGTGGATGTTTAGCTGTTCGAGCGAATAG
- a CDS encoding TetR/AcrR family transcriptional regulator, whose translation MDRSADDCSEKCIPGGSGGLDERGAQAGKDFALSSGCQHAFGRGHGDRHDGFPLLAADGPDGSGALRLSGYVLIVTLHQIGKSIGFVSITMENLEKSRGGRPRAFDPEVALDAAMHLFWEHGYEATSLAMLREAMGLTPPQIYNAFTDKETLFRRALARYHEREIGFALDALSAAVPVKEAIRLLLMGAAETYTRPGKPGGCLFISGALATSPQAQAVADELKTYRKATEAAIAARLGTGQEAGELPANLSVERLAKYLTGVMHGMSIQARDGASAEDLRAMAEIALAAWAAEVRKAADSNGETDAGPVLHD comes from the coding sequence ATGGACCGTTCCGCCGACGATTGCAGTGAAAAATGCATTCCCGGTGGCTCCGGAGGCCTCGATGAGCGCGGCGCTCAGGCGGGGAAGGATTTCGCGCTCTCCAGCGGCTGTCAGCACGCCTTCGGGCGCGGTCACGGTGATCGGCATGATGGTTTTCCCTTGCTTGCTGCGGATGGCCCTGACGGCTCTGGTGCTTTGCGCTTGTCAGGTTACGTATTGATTGTTACGTTACATCAAATCGGCAAGTCAATAGGTTTCGTATCGATCACTATGGAAAATCTCGAGAAGTCACGCGGCGGCAGGCCGCGTGCATTCGACCCGGAGGTTGCGCTCGACGCCGCGATGCATTTGTTCTGGGAGCATGGCTATGAAGCGACCTCGCTTGCCATGTTGCGCGAGGCCATGGGCCTGACGCCGCCGCAGATCTACAACGCCTTCACCGACAAGGAGACGCTGTTCCGTCGGGCGCTGGCGCGCTACCACGAAAGGGAGATCGGCTTTGCGCTCGACGCGCTTAGCGCGGCGGTGCCCGTCAAGGAGGCGATCCGTTTGCTTCTGATGGGCGCGGCTGAGACCTACACGCGGCCGGGCAAGCCCGGCGGCTGCCTTTTCATTAGCGGTGCGCTGGCGACCTCGCCGCAGGCGCAAGCCGTCGCGGACGAGCTCAAGACATATCGCAAGGCGACCGAAGCGGCGATCGCGGCGCGGCTGGGTACGGGCCAAGAGGCCGGCGAATTGCCGGCGAATCTGTCCGTCGAGCGATTGGCCAAATACCTGACCGGCGTCATGCACGGAATGTCGATCCAGGCGCGCGACGGCGCTTCGGCGGAAGACCTCAGGGCTATGGCCGAGATCGCTCTTGCCGCTTGGGCAGCCGAAGTGCGAAAAGCGGCCGACTCAAATGGCGAAACCGATGCCGGACCTGTTCTTCACGACTGA
- a CDS encoding MOSC domain-containing protein: MPDLFFTTETPVEIVPGRKLAAMAAALYTAPSDHFETRRVEELRLGFDGIEGDFHAGATRRSGGREPWYPRGTEMRNERQLSLVAADELAIVAERMGIAEIKPEWIGANLLIEGVPHLSMLPAGSLLFFKGGVTVKVDAQNGPCRFSGRSVAEHAGMTDHEAGALLFPKAAKRLRGLVAWVEKPGVIRTGEEISVRVPEQWIYRA, translated from the coding sequence ATGCCGGACCTGTTCTTCACGACTGAAACGCCCGTCGAGATCGTGCCGGGCCGCAAGCTCGCGGCGATGGCCGCGGCGCTTTACACGGCGCCTTCCGATCATTTCGAGACAAGACGGGTGGAGGAATTGCGGCTCGGCTTCGACGGCATCGAGGGCGATTTCCATGCCGGCGCGACGCGGCGTTCGGGCGGGCGCGAGCCCTGGTATCCGCGTGGCACCGAGATGCGCAACGAGCGGCAGTTGTCTCTGGTCGCCGCCGACGAACTGGCCATCGTCGCCGAGCGCATGGGCATCGCGGAGATCAAGCCGGAGTGGATCGGCGCCAACCTGCTTATCGAAGGCGTGCCGCATCTTTCCATGCTGCCGGCGGGATCGCTGCTGTTTTTCAAGGGCGGCGTGACCGTCAAGGTCGACGCCCAGAACGGGCCCTGCCGCTTTTCCGGCCGCTCGGTGGCCGAGCATGCCGGCATGACTGATCACGAGGCTGGGGCATTGCTGTTTCCGAAAGCAGCCAAGCGCCTGCGCGGTCTCGTCGCCTGGGTCGAGAAGCCGGGCGTCATCAGGACAGGCGAGGAGATATCGGTACGGGTGCCGGAGCAGTGGATCTATCGCGCCTAA